The following nucleotide sequence is from Ailuropoda melanoleuca isolate Jingjing chromosome 12, ASM200744v2, whole genome shotgun sequence.
CACACCACACCCCCTCAGCAGCCATCCTGGGGATGATGGAGGCGCCGGAATGGCCGTGGCACTGAGTAGTGGTCATCATGGGTGCCAGAAGACCGAGAACCAGGACAGGTGCTCTGAGGCCGGAGGAGAGGAGAAGGTTCGCTTTGGGGAACAGAGGAAGCAGCTGTCGTGCAGAAAGGAGTAACTAAGTGGTATTCATTGAGCACTGACCTTGTGCACGCCCGTGCTAAGCACCTTATGTCCCATTGTCTTACTTAACTCTGATCGAGACACactgtgaggctcagagaggggaagggattgCCCAGGGTCCCATAGCAAGCAAGAAACAGCAGAACTGCCCCCATTTCTGTTTGGCTCCAGAGCCCTGGACCTGGACCTTGAGGGATGGAGACAGTCGTAGAGTTTGTTTAAATCACTCAGTGCCTGGAGTTCAACTCTCTTGTCCCTAAAGCACTAcacttggagtctgcttgaacaCCTCCTCCAGTGGAGAGCTCATTGCCTCGCAAGGCAACTGTTTCACCTTGGCTCAAACCTAAGGATGGCTGGATCCCCACGCGCCTCGGCCCCCACACGTATGGGACGATCAGTTTCATTCAGACAGCTGAGTTATAAATCTTCCAAAAAGCGAGACACTTGAGGCCAGAGAGAAGAGGCGAATTCTCAGGGAATACTCTGAGATGGAAACCCAAGGTTTGCTTGTGGGCCTGGCCGGGCCGGGCCACGGAGCTGCGAGCAAAACCATGAGGGAAGGGAGCTGAGGCTTCCCAGGGCAGCAGGAGCTGACTGGCCCCGGTCATGTCCTCTGTGTGTTCTCTCGGTTCGCACAGCACCTTGTCTCGTCCTCGCAGCTACCCTCAAGATCCCCTTGGACAGCGGGCTGGTGTGGGCACCACGGCCACTCTAGGCACATTGCCGTCTTTGGCACCTTTGCCCACCATTTCCCTCTGCCTAGTATCCTCCCTCATCCTCCACTCACTGACGTCCTGTTTAAATACCCCCTCCTCCAAAAAGCCTTCCTGGATTTCTCTTTTCAACCAAGCAGCTTCTCCCCCAGCATgcacctctcctgcctccctcttctgtcTCAGCTATGGCGGGATGCCCAGCAGAACATaagctgtctgtctgtccatgaACTGAGTGCAGTAGTTTTCCAGCTCTGCTGCCTCTGGGGCAGCACCCTTGCAAGAGCATGCTGGGACAAGCCCTGGGGCACAAGCTACAGGGGCCTCAGGTCCTGACAGAAATGGCTGTCCTCTCTCAGGACAAAAACAGGAAGGTCGGTTGTTGGGGTGGCAAGACTCCGGTTGATTTGTCtccctgtttttaaaatcacCGCTGCTTTGGTTCTCTGTGCAGTCACCACGGAAGCACACGCCCGTGCACACCGCGGCCCTTCCTCTGCCGGGTGCCTGGCTTGCCCTTCACATCCCTGTCTCTGCTCTCTTCCTCGCAGTTCTGCGTACGCTTATGGGCCACAAAGCCAACATCTGCAGCCTGGACTTCCACCCTTACGGCGAGTTCGTAGCCTCGGGCTCCCAGGACACGAACATCAAGGTGAGACGCTGTCTGTGCCCTGTGTCCCCCGCGGGGCTGGCAGCGGGCCCTGGGCCAGGTGTCCGACCTGAGGATGGGGCTCTGGGCGCTGGGGGAGGGCCTCTTCCCTCTGTGGCCGTGTCCACAGCCTCCGAGAGAGGGGGACGTGGAAACATTCACCAGACGTTTCTGCCCAGAATGCCCAGCTTCCATGAGCAGTTTGCAGATTCCTGTCATTTTGGGGTGCCCAGAACGCTTCTCTGCTCGTGGCCGCATACCACCCTCTGACCCAGGCTCCTGGACGGGGCGTGGTGAGGCCtctgctgccccagcccccttGGTCATGACCCATCCTCACTCTGCCCCCTGCTCTTCTCCCCGCAGCTCTGGGACATCAGGAGGAAAGGCTGCGTCTTCCGATACAGGGTAAGGAAGGTGCCCTTTGTCGGTCACTCCGTGAGCACCATGCAGGCGTGGAGGCTGGGGTAGTGCCCGGACCCTGGCGGGGGCTGGAAGGGATCGCCATGCAACGTGGGGGAGAGTGTGAGAAATGCGAGTCCAGGTGAGAAGCTGGAATCTCTAGCAGAACCAGAAGCACTGGGCGGGGGGAGTCCACCTGGATCCTCGCTTTCTATGAATCCTCCCAGTGCCCTGTTTGTGGAACTGTGCTCCATGCTCTGGTTCCGTAGGCAGATAACAGGCGTCCATAGGTAAAGGGGGTTCCTGTTCATCCGTGTTTGGAAGCACTGAGCTGAATATGTAATTTTGGAGGTTTTTAGATCCTTGATGTGAAGGAAAGACCCCTAACTCCAAAAAGAGGCATAAGATACGTCGTTTCCCAAACTATCTGACCAGGAAATCAGGATTTCCCAGAGCATCTTGCAGCACTGGGAAGCATGCCTGCATGGGAGGTGTCCCCCCAGGACGTCTCTGGCACACGGCCGTCTGGCTCTGCCTCGCCTGCTGGTCAAGGACAGGGTGGACCGGGCTGGGTGAGCTCAAGGCTCTGTCCTCTCCTCAGGGACACAGCCAGGCCGTGCGGTGCCTCCGGTTCAGCCCCGACGGGAAGTGGCTGGCGTCGGCCGCTGATGACCACACAGTGAAGGTAGCTCCTGGCCTGACCTGGGCCCggggctggggtctggggtctgcCGAGCGCACTCGGGCCGGGTTCGCGCCTCCCACCTGATGGGGCTCGCGTATCCCAGGCCTGTCCGGAGCGGAAGGTGGCTTGGACATCAAGAGCGGGGGGAGCGGGAGTCGAGGGAGAGCGGGCAGCCGAGCTCCCGGGCCCGGTCCTGACCTCcagcccaccctgccccagctctgggaTCTGACTGCTGGCAAGATGATGTCCGAGTTCCCTGGCCACACAGGGCCTGTCAATGTGGTGGAGTTTCACCCCAATGAGTACCTCCTGGCTTCTGGCGGCTCAGacaggtgagggggaggggcagggcccgTCGCCATCTCTCGAGTCTCTGTCCTCTGCGTGTGTCTGGCTTCCCAGTCTGTCTCTGTCCTGAGTGTCCTCTGCCCAATGATGCTATGTAGACTGACCTGACTTCCAGCCAAGCCAGGATGGGGCCCTGGTCCCatctctcccccaaccctggTTCCCCGGCCCCAGTGTCCTGGGCTGTCACGGTGTGTCCAAATCCAAAGCCCATGCTCACCTCCCACCAGCCAAGTCCCTCCGCCTGCCGCGCAGGGTCAGCCCCTGGCCCGAGGCATTGCTCTTAGTGGCCACAACCCAGGGAGACAGGTGTTTGccgagaagtaggcttcccaggCCACGGGCTGGTGTGGAGGCCAGCACAGGGACACTGGCTTCCCAGCCCAGCCTGACTGCCTTTGCAGGACCATCCGGTTCTGGGATCTGGAGAAGTTCCAGGTGGTGAGCTGCATCGAAGGAGAGCCAGGGCCCGTCAGGTACGCAGGCAGCTGGGTGGCGGCTCTGGACCCTCCTCCCGGGTGGTTGGATGTGGGTATGGGGTATGCGCGGGTCTCTCCcatccccactcctgctccctctgtccgGGGCTCCCCATGGCCTCCCTGGATTTCTTGGGACCCACGGCCCACTCTCGCCTGGCCCAGGAGTGTCCTCTTCAACCCCGATGGCTGCTGTCTATATAGCGGCTGCCAGGACTCGCTGCGCGTCTACGGCTGGGAGCCCGAGCGCTGCTTTGACGTGGTCCTAGTCAGCTGGGGCAAGGTGGCCGACCTGGCTGTCTGCAACGATCAGCTGGTGAGAgagcctctgcctgcccttccccggGCCGCCCGCCGCCTCCCCCTGAGgccccactccccccgcccccgcaagcCCTGGGGTCCTGCCCACCTATACCCCACCTCTGCCGCTTCCTGCAGATAGGCGTGGCCTTCTCCCAGAGCAACGTCTCCTCTTATGTGGTGGACCTGACGCGGGTCACCAGGACAGGCACGGTGGCCCAGGACCCCGTGCAGGACAGCCAGCCCCTGGCGCAGCAGCCagcccaccccagtgcccctcttCGGCGCATCTATGAGCGGCCCAGCACAGCCTGCAGCAAGCCTCAGAGGTGGGGTGCTCAGGGCCCCAGAAGGCTCAGGAGGTGGGCGGGCACTGGGAAGGCTTTGGGGGGCCCGCCCCCGGCTCACCCGGCTGGCCTCCCGTTGGCTTGGTCCCGCCCCACAGGGTGAAGCAGAATTCTGAGAGCGAGCGCCGCAGCCCCAGCAGCGAGGACGACCGGGATGAGCGGGAGTCTCGGGCCGAGATCCAGAACGCCGAGGAGTACAACGAGATCTTCCAGCCCAAGAACAGCATCAGTGaggcctgccccctgcccccgacCCAGCCCGGCATCCCCACCTGTGCATGGAGGCAGACGGTGCTTTATGGGGACGGTGTCCAGGTCGTTGTGCTTCTGTGGCTGGATTCCCAGCTCATACCTGGGCCCCAGCAGAGGCACGGGAGCCGCTCAGTGCCCCAGCCCACCCTGAGCCAAGGAAGGCCGCACAGGGTCAAGTAGATGGGAGAGGGCAGGCCTTGAGGGTTCCTGAAATCAGGAACAAGGTCGCGGGTCTGCAGCTACATGTGCACCCGGGAACCCCTTCCACCcgcaccaccccctgcccccagtgccccaggccaggccagcgTGAGTCCCCATCCTCCTTTGCCTCTGCAGGTCGGACACCACCCCGAAGAAGTGAGCCCTTCCCGGCACCCCCCGAGGACGGTGAGTTAGGGAGCAGAGCCTGGCCTCTCAGGGTCACcagctccccagggctcccctgcCCTGGCACCATCTGCAGCCTCTCTCCCACTCGATCTCTTCCCTGTGCTCACCCAAAAGTACGTGCTGTGCTCCGGGCCCATACTAGGCGCTGGTGATGGAGCCTGAGCAAAGTGCTCCCCTCAGGAGCCCACACCCTGGTGAGCAGGGACGTGGCAGCCAGCTGCGTCTGCAGAGGGGACAGCGCTGTGGAGGCAAGGGCGCGCCACAGGGAGAGAGGGCCTCGGAGGGCCTGCGGGAGACAGGGGAGCTGGGAAGAGCTgcaggggggaaggggtgggaggaggaggccaAGCCCTAGCTGGGGGGTTGGGTTTTGCTGCTGGGAGAAAACATGATCTGCTTTACGATTGAAGAAGCCAGGGTGGGGCACCCTTGTCCTGTAGactgtccctcccctccacctggctTTCTCTTCAAGGGCCATTTTATCATTCTCCCTCCTGGTGGGGTTTCCTGTGCTTCCCACTCACCATCCACTCactgccagcctcctccctcctccccccgccccgccagcaCACACTTCATTCCCAGCAAGGTGATGGGGTGGCCACTCCTGAGAGCTCCCCGGGTTCCATCCACACGCAGTGCTTGACACCTGCTTGGTGCCAGACTTGTGGTTGAGTGggtggaaagggaaggggaaggtcCAGCCCACACCCTCAGGCCTCCCCAGGAGTCCTCCTCACCCCCCATACATACTGGTGATGTCTCCTTCCTCAGTTGCCCCACCGGCTCCTGCTCCGTCCCCCCCAATTACAAGTGCTGCCCAGAGGCCCACCACAAGCCCTCCTTCTGCCCGCCAGTCCCTTCTGGCCTGACCTGATGCAGAGATCTTGCCCTTTTGCTTCCAGACATGGTCTCAGCCAAGgaggcagcccagcccagcccagccatgGACTTGCAGTTCCCGGTGCCAAATGTAAGTCTAGGTGGAGAAGGCATG
It contains:
- the KATNB1 gene encoding katanin p80 WD40 repeat-containing subunit B1 isoform X1, with amino-acid sequence MATPVVTKTAWKLQEIVAHASNVSSLVLGKASGRLLATGGDDCRVNLWSINKPNCIMSLTGHTSPVESVRLNTPEELIVAGSQSGSIRVWDLEAAKILRTLMGHKANICSLDFHPYGEFVASGSQDTNIKLWDIRRKGCVFRYRGHSQAVRCLRFSPDGKWLASAADDHTVKLWDLTAGKMMSEFPGHTGPVNVVEFHPNEYLLASGGSDRTIRFWDLEKFQVVSCIEGEPGPVRSVLFNPDGCCLYSGCQDSLRVYGWEPERCFDVVLVSWGKVADLAVCNDQLIGVAFSQSNVSSYVVDLTRVTRTGTVAQDPVQDSQPLAQQPAHPSAPLRRIYERPSTACSKPQRVKQNSESERRSPSSEDDRDERESRAEIQNAEEYNEIFQPKNSISRTPPRRSEPFPAPPEDDMVSAKEAAQPSPAMDLQFPVPNLEVPPWPPAVTSTPAPKAEPAIIPATRNEPIGLKASDFLPAVKIPQQAELVDEDAMSQIRKGHDTMCVVLTSRHKNLDTVRAVWTMGDIKTSVDSAVAINDLSVVVDLLNIVNQKASLWKLDLCTTVLPQIERLLQSKYESYVQTGCTSLKLILQRFLPLITDILAAPPSVGVDISREERLHKCQLCYKQLKSISGLVKSKSGLSGRHGSAFRELHLLMASLD
- the KATNB1 gene encoding katanin p80 WD40 repeat-containing subunit B1 isoform X2; this translates as MGHKANICSLDFHPYGEFVASGSQDTNIKLWDIRRKGCVFRYRGHSQAVRCLRFSPDGKWLASAADDHTVKLWDLTAGKMMSEFPGHTGPVNVVEFHPNEYLLASGGSDRTIRFWDLEKFQVVSCIEGEPGPVRSVLFNPDGCCLYSGCQDSLRVYGWEPERCFDVVLVSWGKVADLAVCNDQLIGVAFSQSNVSSYVVDLTRVTRTGTVAQDPVQDSQPLAQQPAHPSAPLRRIYERPSTACSKPQRVKQNSESERRSPSSEDDRDERESRAEIQNAEEYNEIFQPKNSISRTPPRRSEPFPAPPEDDMVSAKEAAQPSPAMDLQFPVPNLEVPPWPPAVTSTPAPKAEPAIIPATRNEPIGLKASDFLPAVKIPQQAELVDEDAMSQIRKGHDTMCVVLTSRHKNLDTVRAVWTMGDIKTSVDSAVAINDLSVVVDLLNIVNQKASLWKLDLCTTVLPQIERLLQSKYESYVQTGCTSLKLILQRFLPLITDILAAPPSVGVDISREERLHKCQLCYKQLKSISGLVKSKSGLSGRHGSAFRELHLLMASLD